From Lysobacter auxotrophicus, the proteins below share one genomic window:
- a CDS encoding endo-1,4-beta-xylanase yields MNHRHTVLFALLAAALSPAFAQTAAPTQLAAGNAKFLGSAYSKPQAKDFAIYWNKVTPENAGKWGEVEKRRDRMDWRGLDEAYRIAKDNHLPFQMHVMVWGNQQPEWIEKLPVAEQREEIEEWFAAVAERYPALDYVEVVNEPLNDPPNKDDKGGGNYIEALGGSGATGWDWIVESYRLARKHFPNSKLLINDYNITNKPDATKRYREIIDLLRRENLVDGIGVQGHAFATTPDVPMSVHKANLDVLGETGLPIYVTELDIDGPTDEQQLADYKRIFPVFWEHPAVKGVTLWGFRPGLWRQKEKAYLVRKDGTERPALTWLREYVAGTAAKPAQ; encoded by the coding sequence ATGAACCATCGCCACACCGTCCTCTTCGCGCTGCTCGCCGCGGCGCTTTCGCCGGCCTTCGCGCAGACCGCGGCGCCGACGCAGCTCGCCGCCGGCAATGCGAAGTTCCTCGGGAGCGCGTACAGCAAGCCGCAGGCGAAGGATTTCGCGATCTACTGGAACAAGGTCACGCCGGAAAACGCCGGCAAGTGGGGCGAGGTCGAGAAGCGCCGCGACCGCATGGACTGGCGCGGCCTGGACGAGGCGTACCGCATCGCGAAGGACAACCACCTGCCCTTCCAGATGCATGTGATGGTGTGGGGCAACCAGCAGCCGGAGTGGATCGAGAAACTTCCCGTCGCCGAGCAGCGCGAGGAAATCGAGGAATGGTTCGCCGCCGTCGCCGAGCGCTATCCGGCGCTGGACTACGTCGAGGTGGTCAACGAACCGCTCAACGATCCGCCGAACAAGGACGACAAGGGCGGCGGCAATTACATCGAAGCCCTCGGCGGCAGCGGCGCGACCGGCTGGGACTGGATCGTCGAATCCTATCGCCTCGCGCGCAAGCACTTTCCGAATTCGAAGCTGCTGATCAACGACTACAACATCACCAACAAGCCCGACGCGACCAAGCGCTACCGCGAGATCATCGACCTGTTGCGCCGCGAAAACCTGGTCGACGGCATCGGCGTGCAGGGCCATGCGTTCGCGACGACGCCGGACGTGCCGATGTCCGTGCACAAGGCGAACCTCGATGTGCTCGGCGAAACCGGCCTGCCGATCTACGTGACCGAACTCGACATCGACGGGCCGACCGACGAACAGCAGCTTGCCGATTACAAGCGGATTTTCCCGGTGTTCTGGGAGCATCCGGCAGTGAAGGGCGTGACGCTGTGGGGGTTCCGCCCGGGCCTGTGGCGGCAGAAGGAAAAGGCCTACCTGGTCCGCAAGGACGGCACCGAACGTCCGGCGCTGACGTGGTTGCGCGAGTACGTGGCCGGCACGGCGGCGAAACCCGCGCAATGA
- a CDS encoding MFS transporter, protein MNDTASQGAATPTARVGNYRWRVCAMLLAATTINYVDRQVLGVLAPFLQTEIGWNEIQYGYIVTSFQAAYAIGLLCTGAIIDRFGTRIGYAIAISVWSVAAMAHSLAGSVVGFAAARFALGLGEAGNFPAAIKTVAEWFPRRERALAVGVFNAGSNVGAVLAPLLVPVIAATWGWQAAFLFTGVLSATWLAGWLLTYRTPDQQSKLTKAELDYIRSDPPEPTVKVPWLQLLRHRQAWAFVAAKFITDPVWWLFLFWLGKFLASEYKLSLSTIGLPMIVVYLMADVGSIAGGWLAGRFMRLGWDVNRARKGAMLTCALCVAPIVLVTQVDNLWIAVALIGLAMAGHQGWSANVFTLPSDMFPRHAVASVVGIGGFAGAVGGMLMSVFTGAQLESTGSYARIFLIAGCAYLLALAVVHLLVPKLQPAALERAPAA, encoded by the coding sequence ATGAATGACACCGCCTCCCAAGGCGCCGCCACGCCAACCGCCAGAGTCGGCAACTACCGCTGGCGCGTGTGCGCCATGCTGCTGGCGGCGACCACCATCAACTACGTGGATCGGCAGGTGCTCGGCGTGCTCGCGCCGTTCCTGCAGACCGAGATCGGCTGGAACGAAATCCAGTACGGCTACATCGTCACGTCCTTCCAGGCGGCGTACGCGATCGGCCTGCTGTGCACCGGCGCGATCATCGACCGCTTCGGCACGCGCATCGGCTACGCCATCGCGATCAGCGTGTGGAGCGTCGCCGCGATGGCGCACTCGCTCGCCGGCAGCGTGGTCGGTTTCGCGGCCGCGCGTTTCGCGTTGGGACTGGGCGAAGCCGGCAACTTCCCGGCCGCAATCAAGACCGTCGCCGAATGGTTCCCGCGCCGCGAACGCGCGCTCGCGGTGGGCGTGTTCAACGCCGGCTCCAACGTCGGCGCGGTGCTCGCGCCGCTGCTGGTTCCGGTGATCGCCGCAACGTGGGGCTGGCAGGCGGCGTTCCTGTTCACCGGCGTGCTCAGCGCGACGTGGCTCGCCGGTTGGCTGCTCACCTACCGCACGCCGGACCAGCAATCCAAGCTGACGAAGGCCGAACTCGACTACATCCGCAGCGATCCGCCCGAGCCGACGGTGAAAGTGCCGTGGCTGCAGCTGCTGCGCCATCGCCAGGCATGGGCGTTCGTCGCGGCGAAGTTCATCACCGACCCGGTGTGGTGGCTGTTCCTGTTCTGGCTCGGCAAGTTCCTCGCGTCCGAATACAAGCTCTCGCTCAGCACGATTGGTTTGCCGATGATCGTCGTGTACCTGATGGCCGACGTCGGCAGCATCGCCGGCGGCTGGCTTGCGGGGCGCTTCATGCGGCTGGGCTGGGATGTCAACCGCGCGCGCAAGGGCGCGATGCTCACCTGCGCGCTGTGCGTCGCGCCGATCGTGCTGGTCACGCAGGTCGACAACCTGTGGATCGCCGTGGCGCTGATCGGCCTGGCGATGGCCGGCCACCAGGGCTGGTCGGCGAACGTGTTCACGCTGCCGTCGGACATGTTCCCGCGCCACGCGGTGGCGTCGGTCGTCGGCATCGGCGGCTTCGCCGGCGCGGTCGGCGGCATGCTGATGTCGGTGTTCACCGGCGCGCAGCTGGAATCCACCGGCAGCTACGCGCGCATCTTCCTCATCGCCGGCTGCGCGTACCTGCTCGCGCTCGCGGTCGTGCACCTGCTCGTTCCGAAACTGCAGCCGGCCGCGCTCGAACGCGCGCCCGCCGCATGA
- a CDS encoding TonB-dependent receptor translates to MQKFARNTLSRALGLALLGLASSTAFAQAQTATPAADTQSTQSETTQSAQSTQEQVTELDRVVASGFRQSLEYSTLAKRESTGFVDAIYAEDIGKFPDVNIAESLARIPGIQLNRDVNGEGLNVAIRGLPSSFTKTTINGQSVATASIGLDAQNANREVDLNLFPTEFFTQLQVYKSPTAALPEGGASGVVDMRNVRPFDNPESQVTYSLQGDYNDVSDKTSPRGTVIGSWLNEDKTFGVLVGLTSQRGHIGVEGYETVGWTNPNLTNAQCFDGGSGTTFPALGSPCNTTGGNGWRVPATIASRPGETINAQWLRDHNPGLTNAQIGEALIPRLGRPVHMSGDRDRDAFLGSVQWRPNEDLEVYADVLYTDAHRTNDRIDINLIGRNGAMVPTNMQLDANNVVTSATFENAQYFLEARPYTEDVKYWQFTPGFTFFFDEDVKLNVQASVSRSWMFRDSPTILFNSPVTTVQYQNNGDIPTTQSGLDLNDPNIGWTWTGGRVWAQNEKRVTTTGGLNTSLQLGDDRNNVTLGIAYDENSRSIVGFGDTGTSWQPYAFSQVPDAALPNYLSPGPAGFVTVDFDRFMADTNYAFYRDGAPEANNANTSAPTGGFDEANTAAFIMVNGESEVWHRNLRFNMGVRYAKTDQDISGPVTIGGVRQWQTLTSDYNEWLPSFSAAWDVAEDVVLRTSASRTMTRPNPSSMLPATTFSDISAQVATQGNPDLTPYTSTNFDIGGEWYTGGEGFVGLTLFNKRIKGYTYQGVVTRPFTDLGIPFESLVDAQQQAINSRGGPTVATVNVQQQVNADAELEINGWEAIWVQPLSIVLDGLGFMANYSKIDISTIGKDAAALSSNIYGLSPSLWNATIYWENDVAQARLSYNWQEGSAASGANQQGIPFAQLYGEDRGQLDLSSSYTLVNVKSKPQIFFNVTNILGEERRSFFAFENAVNDMYDFGTTYTIGVRGTF, encoded by the coding sequence GTGCAGAAGTTCGCAAGAAACACGCTGTCGCGCGCGTTGGGTCTGGCGCTGTTGGGTTTGGCCAGCTCGACGGCCTTCGCGCAGGCGCAGACCGCCACGCCGGCGGCCGATACGCAGTCCACGCAGTCCGAAACCACGCAGTCCGCGCAGTCCACGCAGGAGCAGGTCACCGAGCTCGACCGCGTCGTCGCATCGGGTTTCCGCCAGAGCCTGGAGTACTCCACGCTCGCCAAGCGCGAATCGACCGGTTTCGTCGATGCCATCTACGCCGAGGACATCGGCAAGTTCCCGGACGTCAACATCGCCGAATCGCTGGCGCGCATCCCGGGCATCCAGCTCAACCGCGACGTCAACGGCGAAGGCCTCAACGTCGCCATCCGCGGCCTGCCCAGCAGCTTCACCAAGACGACCATCAACGGTCAGTCGGTCGCGACGGCCTCCATCGGCCTGGACGCGCAGAACGCGAACCGCGAAGTCGACCTGAACCTGTTCCCGACCGAATTCTTCACGCAGTTGCAGGTCTACAAGTCGCCCACCGCAGCGCTGCCGGAAGGCGGCGCGTCGGGCGTGGTCGACATGCGCAACGTGCGTCCGTTCGACAATCCCGAATCGCAGGTCACCTACTCGCTGCAGGGCGATTACAACGACGTCAGCGACAAGACCAGCCCGCGCGGCACGGTCATCGGCAGCTGGCTCAATGAAGACAAGACCTTCGGCGTGCTGGTCGGCCTGACCTCGCAGCGCGGCCACATCGGCGTGGAAGGCTACGAGACGGTCGGCTGGACCAATCCGAACCTGACCAACGCGCAGTGCTTCGACGGCGGTTCGGGCACGACGTTCCCGGCCCTGGGCTCGCCGTGCAACACCACCGGCGGCAACGGCTGGCGCGTTCCCGCCACCATCGCGAGCCGTCCGGGCGAAACCATCAACGCGCAGTGGCTGCGCGACCACAACCCGGGCCTGACGAATGCGCAGATCGGCGAAGCGCTGATCCCGCGCCTGGGCCGTCCGGTGCACATGTCCGGCGACCGCGACCGCGATGCGTTCCTGGGTTCGGTGCAGTGGCGTCCGAACGAGGACCTCGAGGTGTACGCCGACGTCCTGTACACCGACGCGCACCGCACCAACGACCGCATCGACATCAACCTGATCGGCCGCAACGGCGCGATGGTTCCCACGAACATGCAGCTGGACGCGAACAACGTCGTCACCAGCGCCACGTTCGAGAACGCGCAGTACTTCCTGGAAGCCCGTCCGTACACCGAAGACGTGAAGTACTGGCAGTTCACGCCGGGGTTCACGTTCTTCTTCGATGAAGACGTCAAGCTCAACGTGCAGGCCAGCGTCAGCCGCAGCTGGATGTTCCGCGATTCGCCGACGATCCTGTTCAACTCGCCGGTCACCACGGTGCAGTACCAGAACAACGGCGACATCCCGACCACGCAGAGCGGCCTGGACCTCAACGATCCGAACATCGGCTGGACCTGGACCGGCGGTCGCGTGTGGGCGCAGAACGAGAAGCGCGTGACCACGACCGGCGGCCTGAACACGAGCCTGCAGCTGGGCGACGACCGCAACAACGTCACCCTCGGCATCGCCTACGACGAGAACTCCCGCTCCATCGTCGGCTTCGGCGACACCGGCACGAGCTGGCAGCCGTACGCGTTCTCGCAGGTGCCGGACGCGGCGCTGCCGAACTATCTTTCGCCGGGTCCTGCCGGCTTCGTGACGGTCGATTTCGACCGCTTCATGGCCGACACCAACTACGCGTTCTACCGCGACGGCGCGCCCGAGGCGAACAACGCCAACACCAGCGCGCCGACCGGTGGCTTCGATGAGGCCAACACCGCGGCCTTCATCATGGTCAACGGCGAGTCCGAGGTCTGGCATCGCAACCTGCGCTTCAACATGGGCGTGCGTTACGCGAAGACCGACCAGGACATCAGCGGCCCGGTCACCATCGGCGGCGTGCGCCAGTGGCAGACGCTGACCAGCGACTACAACGAGTGGCTGCCCTCGTTCAGCGCGGCGTGGGACGTGGCCGAAGACGTGGTGCTGCGCACCTCGGCCTCGCGCACGATGACGCGTCCGAACCCGAGCTCGATGCTGCCGGCGACGACCTTCAGCGACATCTCGGCGCAGGTGGCGACGCAGGGCAATCCGGACCTGACCCCGTACACCTCGACCAACTTCGACATCGGCGGCGAGTGGTACACGGGCGGGGAAGGCTTCGTCGGCCTGACGCTGTTCAACAAGCGCATCAAGGGTTACACCTACCAGGGCGTGGTCACCCGTCCGTTCACGGATCTGGGCATCCCGTTCGAGAGCCTGGTGGATGCGCAGCAGCAGGCGATCAACTCGCGTGGCGGCCCGACCGTCGCGACGGTGAACGTGCAGCAGCAGGTCAACGCCGACGCCGAGCTGGAGATCAACGGCTGGGAAGCGATCTGGGTGCAGCCGCTGAGCATCGTGCTCGACGGCCTGGGCTTCATGGCCAACTACTCCAAGATCGACATTTCCACCATCGGCAAGGACGCGGCCGCGCTGTCGAGCAACATCTACGGCCTGTCGCCGAGTTTGTGGAACGCCACCATCTACTGGGAGAACGACGTCGCCCAGGCGCGCCTGTCGTACAACTGGCAGGAAGGCTCCGCGGCCAGCGGCGCGAACCAGCAGGGCATTCCGTTCGCGCAGCTGTACGGCGAGGATCGCGGCCAGCTCGACCTGTCCAGCAGCTACACGCTGGTCAACGTGAAGTCCAAGCCGCAGATCTTCTTCAACGTGACCAACATCCTGGGCGAGGAGCGCCGTTCCTTCTTCGCCTTCGAGAACGCGGTCAACGACATGTACGATTTCGGCACCACGTACACGATCGGCGTTCGCGGCACGTTCTGA
- a CDS encoding MFS transporter: MNSTSETLSVTEKIGYSLGDLAANLIFQTLVTFLAFFYTDVYRIPAATAATIIFIGGILGAFVFTPIVGIAADRTSTRWGKFRPWILWTAIPFGVFSLLAFSTPDLAPRAKVAYAMGTYTLLVMIYAANNLPYSALSGVLTGSMAQRNSLSAYRFVAVMVAQFIIQALLLPLVLILGDGDKVRGFHNTMMLFAIVGTVFFLITFFTTRERIVPAPEQKSSVKQDLSDLARNRPWVVMLMLTILVFMTLALKGGMYVYYFKYYLSEPHLAGFLDQVGFNGFIAGLNSVLTGMGLTEFQWPKDAPTSALSLFNAGGIIFMICGIGFSKKLADRFGKRDVFGGALLVSTLFMLAFLMFPPQATWIVFVSQILHGFFYGITIPLLWAMIADVADYSEWKNHRRATAIIFSAMLCGLKIGLSFGGALVAGILAFYGYDADALAQSPQTVDGIRLAVSLYASIPFLVCVVLLFLYEINKPMESRIEQELNARRLNAASA; the protein is encoded by the coding sequence ATGAACAGCACTTCCGAAACGTTGTCGGTCACCGAAAAGATCGGCTACAGCCTTGGCGACCTCGCCGCGAACCTGATCTTCCAGACGCTGGTGACGTTCCTGGCGTTCTTCTACACCGACGTGTACCGCATCCCCGCGGCCACGGCGGCCACCATCATCTTCATCGGCGGCATCCTCGGCGCGTTCGTGTTCACGCCGATCGTGGGCATCGCCGCCGACCGCACCAGCACGCGCTGGGGCAAGTTCCGTCCGTGGATCCTGTGGACGGCGATTCCGTTCGGCGTGTTCTCGCTGCTGGCCTTCAGCACGCCCGACCTCGCGCCGCGCGCGAAGGTCGCCTACGCGATGGGCACCTACACGCTGCTGGTGATGATCTACGCGGCGAACAACCTGCCGTACTCGGCGCTCAGCGGCGTGCTCACCGGTTCGATGGCACAGCGCAACAGCCTGTCGGCGTACCGCTTCGTCGCGGTGATGGTCGCGCAGTTCATCATCCAGGCGCTGCTGCTGCCGCTCGTGCTGATCCTCGGCGACGGCGACAAGGTGCGCGGCTTCCACAACACCATGATGCTGTTCGCCATCGTGGGCACGGTGTTCTTCCTGATCACCTTTTTCACCACGAGGGAGCGCATCGTCCCTGCGCCGGAGCAGAAGTCCAGCGTGAAGCAGGACCTGTCCGACCTCGCGCGCAACCGCCCGTGGGTGGTGATGCTGATGCTCACCATCCTGGTGTTCATGACGCTCGCGCTGAAGGGCGGCATGTACGTGTACTACTTCAAGTACTACCTGAGCGAGCCGCACCTGGCGGGCTTCCTCGACCAGGTCGGCTTCAACGGCTTCATCGCCGGGCTCAACTCCGTGCTCACCGGCATGGGCCTGACCGAGTTCCAGTGGCCGAAGGATGCGCCGACCTCCGCGCTGAGCCTGTTCAACGCCGGCGGCATCATCTTCATGATCTGCGGCATCGGCTTCTCGAAGAAACTCGCCGACCGCTTCGGCAAGCGCGACGTGTTCGGCGGCGCGCTGCTGGTCTCCACGCTGTTCATGCTGGCGTTCCTGATGTTTCCGCCGCAGGCGACGTGGATCGTGTTCGTCTCGCAGATCCTGCACGGCTTCTTCTACGGCATCACCATCCCGCTGCTGTGGGCGATGATCGCCGACGTCGCGGATTACTCGGAATGGAAGAACCACCGCCGCGCCACCGCGATCATCTTCTCGGCGATGCTGTGCGGGTTGAAGATCGGCCTGAGCTTCGGCGGCGCGCTGGTCGCCGGCATCCTCGCCTTCTACGGCTATGACGCCGATGCGCTCGCGCAGTCGCCGCAGACGGTCGACGGCATTCGCCTGGCGGTGAGCCTGTACGCCTCGATTCCGTTCCTGGTGTGCGTGGTGCTGCTGTTCCTGTACGAGATCAACAAGCCGATGGAGTCGCGCATCGAGCAGGAGCTCAACGCGCGACGACTCAACGCCGCCTCGGCCTGA
- a CDS encoding glycoside hydrolase family 43 protein, whose protein sequence is MSDLSRNQDLTAIAARAISQPLVTHIYTADPSAHVFEGKLYVYPSHDIDAGIAFDDEGSHFGMEDYHVLRMDSPDAEAVDCGVALHVRDVKWAQRQMWAPDAATKDGKYYLYFPAKRSDGVFQIGVAVGDRPEGPFVPQPEAIVGSYSIDPAVFTDEDGESYMYFGGLWGGQLQKYRDNVRSDAHVEPGDDEPALGPKIARLRGDMLEFAEAPREVVILDEDGQPLKAGDHERRFFEASWVHKFGGKYYFSYSTGNTHLLCYAVGDSPYGPFTYQGPILTPVVGWTTHHSIVEFERQWFLFYHDSILSGGVTHLRSIKVTPLHHDADGRIRVIHPYTERHDGA, encoded by the coding sequence ATGTCCGACCTTTCCCGGAACCAGGACCTGACCGCCATCGCCGCCAGGGCGATCTCGCAGCCGCTGGTCACGCACATCTACACCGCCGACCCGTCCGCGCATGTGTTCGAGGGCAAGCTGTACGTCTATCCCTCGCACGATATCGACGCGGGCATTGCGTTCGACGATGAAGGCTCGCACTTCGGCATGGAGGACTACCACGTCCTGCGCATGGACTCGCCCGATGCCGAGGCCGTGGACTGCGGCGTCGCTCTGCACGTGCGCGACGTGAAGTGGGCGCAGCGCCAGATGTGGGCGCCCGACGCGGCGACGAAGGACGGCAAGTACTACCTGTATTTCCCGGCCAAGCGCAGCGATGGCGTGTTCCAGATCGGCGTCGCCGTGGGCGATCGTCCGGAAGGCCCGTTCGTGCCGCAGCCCGAGGCCATCGTAGGCAGCTATTCGATCGACCCGGCGGTGTTCACCGACGAGGACGGCGAGAGCTACATGTACTTCGGCGGCCTGTGGGGCGGGCAGCTGCAGAAATACCGCGACAACGTGCGCAGCGACGCGCACGTCGAACCGGGCGACGACGAGCCCGCGCTCGGCCCGAAGATCGCGCGCCTGCGCGGCGACATGCTGGAGTTCGCCGAGGCGCCGCGCGAAGTGGTGATCCTCGATGAAGACGGCCAGCCGCTGAAGGCCGGCGACCACGAGCGCCGTTTCTTCGAGGCCTCATGGGTGCACAAGTTCGGCGGGAAGTACTACTTCTCGTACTCGACCGGCAACACGCATCTGCTGTGCTACGCCGTCGGCGACAGCCCGTACGGGCCGTTCACCTACCAGGGGCCGATCCTGACGCCGGTGGTGGGCTGGACCACGCACCATTCCATCGTCGAGTTCGAACGGCAGTGGTTTTTGTTCTACCACGACTCGATCCTGTCAGGCGGCGTGACGCACCTGCGTTCGATCAAGGTGACGCCGCTGCATCACGATGCCGACGGCCGCATCCGCGTGATCCACCCGTACACCGAGCGGCACGATGGCGCATGA
- a CDS encoding aldose epimerase: MAHDVATARLEPGPLLTLGFGAMSVDVAPHAGGRIAQIRVDGVEQLAGFSDDNASMLAWGSYPMIPWAGRVRRGEFSFEGERHRLPITLGAHAIHGVGFALPWQVDAQSPQHIELSLALPQDGRWPFGGVARQRIELQSRGLRMTMSATAGDRAMPAELGWHPWFLKPDRVEFAPRAWYPRDGDGMATRPLAPPPPGPWDDCFLNDAPIVLHRGAQRVTLTSDCTHWVVYDMPAHATCAEPQSGPPDAFNLEPRVLAPGETLERWFAMAW; this comes from the coding sequence ATGGCGCATGACGTCGCGACGGCGCGGCTCGAACCCGGCCCGCTGCTGACGCTGGGCTTCGGCGCGATGTCGGTCGACGTCGCGCCGCACGCGGGCGGACGCATCGCGCAAATCCGCGTCGACGGCGTCGAACAGCTCGCCGGTTTCAGCGACGACAACGCGTCGATGCTCGCGTGGGGGTCGTACCCGATGATCCCGTGGGCCGGACGCGTGCGTCGTGGCGAGTTCTCGTTCGAGGGCGAACGGCACCGGTTGCCGATCACGCTCGGCGCGCACGCGATCCACGGCGTCGGTTTCGCGCTGCCGTGGCAAGTGGATGCGCAATCGCCGCAGCACATCGAGCTGTCGCTCGCCTTGCCGCAGGACGGGCGCTGGCCGTTCGGCGGCGTCGCGCGGCAACGCATCGAACTCCAATCGCGCGGTCTGCGCATGACGATGTCGGCGACCGCCGGCGATCGCGCGATGCCGGCGGAACTGGGCTGGCACCCGTGGTTCCTCAAGCCCGACCGCGTCGAGTTCGCGCCGCGCGCGTGGTACCCGCGCGATGGCGACGGCATGGCGACGCGGCCGCTCGCGCCGCCACCGCCGGGCCCGTGGGACGATTGTTTCCTGAACGATGCGCCCATCGTCCTGCATCGCGGTGCGCAGCGCGTCACGCTCACCTCCGACTGCACGCATTGGGTCGTCTACGACATGCCGGCGCACGCGACGTGCGCGGAGCCGCAGAGCGGCCCGCCGGATGCGTTCAACCTCGAACCGCGCGTGCTCGCGCCAGGCGAGACGCTGGAGCGCTGGTTCGCGATGGCGTGGTGA
- the motA gene encoding flagellar motor stator protein MotA, giving the protein MFIIIGFIVVIGSVLGGFVLSHGQIGALWQPYELLIIGGAAAGAFLVANPLKVVKACLGGIPRLLKGSHYKKSDYVDILAMLYDVLMKARREGMMAIERDVDEPASSELFQKYPKLLADKRLMEFTTDCLRLMVSGNFEAHELEQVLDIELETHSKEAGEPAHALQVLADSLPGFGIVAAVLGIVITMASIGGEAAEIGHHVAAALVGTFLGILLGYGFVGPLAAAMHHHAQEEAKAFEIIKMALVSSLRGYAPSVAVEFARKLLFSDMRPAFSDLDAHLRGKR; this is encoded by the coding sequence ATGTTCATCATCATCGGTTTCATCGTCGTAATCGGCAGCGTGCTGGGCGGCTTCGTGCTCTCGCACGGCCAGATCGGCGCGTTGTGGCAGCCCTATGAGCTGCTGATCATCGGCGGCGCCGCGGCGGGCGCGTTCCTGGTCGCCAATCCGCTGAAGGTGGTGAAGGCCTGCCTGGGCGGCATCCCGCGCCTGCTCAAGGGCTCGCACTACAAGAAGTCCGATTACGTCGACATCCTCGCCATGCTCTACGACGTGCTGATGAAGGCGCGTCGCGAGGGCATGATGGCGATCGAGCGCGACGTCGACGAACCTGCGTCCAGCGAGCTGTTCCAGAAGTACCCCAAGCTGCTGGCCGACAAGCGCCTGATGGAGTTCACCACCGACTGCCTGCGCCTGATGGTCAGCGGCAATTTCGAGGCGCACGAACTCGAACAGGTGCTCGACATCGAGCTGGAAACGCATTCGAAGGAAGCCGGCGAACCCGCGCACGCGCTGCAGGTGCTGGCCGACTCGCTGCCGGGCTTCGGCATCGTCGCGGCGGTGCTGGGCATCGTGATCACGATGGCGTCCATCGGCGGCGAGGCGGCGGAGATCGGCCACCACGTCGCCGCGGCGCTGGTCGGCACTTTCCTGGGCATCCTGCTGGGTTACGGCTTCGTCGGCCCGCTCGCGGCGGCCATGCACCACCACGCGCAGGAAGAAGCCAAAGCCTTCGAGATCATCAAGATGGCGCTGGTGTCGAGCCTGCGCGGTTACGCGCCGAGCGTGGCGGTGGAATTCGCGCGCAAGCTGCTGTTCTCCGACATGCGCCCGGCATTCTCCGACCTGGACGCGCACCTGCGCGGCAAGCGCTGA
- the motB gene encoding flagellar motor protein MotB, translating into MAANREKPVIILRPIKRVAGGHHGGAWKVAYADFVTAMMAFFLVMWIVGITDKQQRAAISEYFKNPSAVVGKSLKPAPGANGPGGAADRLIPTTSAVAVAGGHGAEFGAREPMKISAKQAKDVAREEEKRRLDELKRTLEEAVQRSQALAPFKDQLLIDLTPEGLRIQIVDRLNRPMFDTASARLKDYAHSLLGEMGGLLNDGHHRIALSGHTDEVPYHSAIGYGNWELSAERANAARRALVEGGLEEDRISRVVGLAASVPFDKNDPRSPVNRRISIVVQNPEADVMTPADSLPGQLPDSAAPAPGAMPDVGPGRMARAQGEPEQGHG; encoded by the coding sequence ATGGCCGCCAATCGCGAGAAGCCGGTGATCATCCTCCGGCCGATCAAGCGCGTGGCCGGCGGGCACCACGGCGGCGCGTGGAAGGTCGCGTACGCGGACTTCGTGACCGCGATGATGGCGTTCTTCCTGGTGATGTGGATCGTCGGCATCACCGACAAGCAGCAGCGCGCCGCGATCTCCGAATACTTCAAGAACCCCAGCGCCGTCGTCGGCAAATCGCTCAAGCCCGCGCCGGGCGCGAACGGCCCGGGCGGCGCGGCCGATCGCCTGATCCCGACCACGAGCGCGGTCGCCGTCGCCGGCGGACACGGCGCGGAATTCGGCGCGCGCGAGCCGATGAAGATCTCGGCCAAACAGGCCAAGGACGTCGCGCGCGAGGAAGAAAAGCGCCGGCTGGACGAACTCAAGCGCACGCTGGAGGAAGCCGTGCAGCGCAGCCAGGCGCTGGCGCCGTTCAAGGACCAGCTGCTGATCGACCTCACGCCCGAAGGCCTGCGCATCCAGATCGTCGACCGCCTCAACCGGCCGATGTTCGACACCGCGAGTGCGCGCCTGAAGGACTACGCGCACTCGCTGCTGGGCGAGATGGGCGGGCTGCTCAACGACGGCCACCACCGCATCGCGCTGAGCGGCCACACCGACGAGGTGCCGTACCACTCGGCGATCGGCTACGGCAACTGGGAGCTGTCGGCCGAACGCGCCAACGCCGCGCGGCGCGCGCTGGTCGAAGGCGGACTCGAAGAAGACCGCATCTCGCGCGTGGTCGGCCTCGCCGCATCGGTACCGTTCGACAAGAACGATCCGCGCTCGCCGGTGAACCGCCGGATCAGCATCGTCGTGCAGAACCCCGAGGCGGACGTGATGACGCCCGCCGACAGCCTGCCGGGCCAGCTCCCGGACAGCGCCGCGCCGGCGCCGGGCGCGATGCCGGACGTCGGGCCGGGCCGGATGGCGCGTGCGCAGGGCGAACCCGAACAGGGCCACGGCTGA
- a CDS encoding dodecin, which yields MSEHVYKHLELTGSSKTSTDDAIRRAIERASETVRNIKWFCVQDVRGHVENGQVAHWQVTIKVGFTLEE from the coding sequence ATGAGCGAGCACGTCTACAAGCACCTCGAGCTGACCGGCTCGTCCAAGACCAGCACGGACGACGCGATCCGCCGCGCGATCGAGCGCGCGTCGGAGACGGTTCGCAACATCAAGTGGTTCTGTGTGCAGGACGTGCGCGGCCACGTCGAGAACGGCCAGGTCGCGCACTGGCAGGTCACGATCAAGGTGGGGTTCACGCTGGAGGAGTGA